DNA from Arthrobacter sp. FW305-BF8:
GGGTCCAGGATTCGGGACGTCGAAGTCAGCGGGTCCACTGCGGGGTACAGACCACGGGAGGCGATTTCACGGGAAAGTTCCGTGGTGGCGTCCAGGTGTGCGAACGTCGTGGCCGGTGCCGGGTCGGTGTAGTCATCTGCGGGGACGTAGATGGCCTGCATCGAGGTGATGGAGTGGCCCTTGGTGGACGTGATGCGCTCCTGGAGGAGGCCCATCTCGTCGGCAAGGTTCGGCTGGTACCCCACGGCGGAGGGCATGCGGCCCAGCAGCGTGGAAACCTCGGAACCTGCCTGCGTGAAGCGGAAGATGTTGTCGATGAAGAGCAGCACGTCCTGGTTCTGGACATCGCGGAAGTACTCCGCCATGGTCAGGGCGGACAGGGCCACGCGAAGACGCGTTCCAGGCGGCTCGTCCATCTGGCCGAACACAAGGGCGGTGTCCTTGAGGACGCCTGCCTCTTCCATTTCAACCCAGAGGTCGTTACCTTCACGGGTACGCTCGCCGACACCGGCGAATACGGAAGTACCACCGAAGTTGCGGGCAACACGGGTGATCATTTCCTGGATCAGAACGGTCTTGCCCACGCCGGCGCCGCCGAACAGGCCGATCTTTCCACCCTTGATGTACGGGGTGAGGAGGTCGATGACCTTGATGCCCGTTTCGAGCATTTCGGTGGAACCCTCGAGGGACGCGAAGGACGGGGCCTTGCGGTGGATCGGCCAGTAGTCCGAAGCCTGGATCTCGGACTCGTCGACGTCCAGCGGCTTGCCGAGGACGTTGAAGATGTGGCCCTTGACGCCGTCGCCAACAGGCACGGTGATCGGGGAACCGCTGTCGACCACGGACGTGCCGCGGACCAGGCCGTCGGTTGCCTGCAGGGAGATAGCGCGGACGAGGTTGTCACCCAGGTGCTGTGAGGTCTCGAACGTGATGGTCTTGGTCTCACCGTTGAGAGTGATCTCGGTGGTGAGTGCGTTGTAAATCGAGGGGATTGCGTCAGCCGGGAATTCGACGTCGACAACCGGGCCAATGACACGTGCGATACGGCCGGTGGCACCGGCCGTTGCGGCTACGTGTTCGGTAGCGGTGGCAGTCATCTCTCTCACTTCACTCGTAGATGGCGTGGGGTTAAGTTTATCTTTTGTTGCAGGGGTCCGGGACCGGTCCGGCTACGACGCGAGTGCGTCGGCGCCGGCCACGATTTCGGAAAGCTCCTGCGTAATCTCTGCCTGGCGGGCGGTGTTGCGCAGACGCGTGTACTTCTTGATGAGGTCCGTGGCGTTGTCGCCGGCGGATTTCATAGCCCGCTGGCGTGCAGCAAGCTCAGAAGCCGCTGCCTGCAACATGGCCGCGAAGATGCGGGATTCGATGTAGCGCGGCAGGAGTGCGTTGAGCACCTGTTCCGGCTCCGGTTCGAACTCGTAAAGCGGCAGCAGTTCCGATTCGGAGGCCGCCTGCTCTTCCACAACTTCGAGGGGAAGAAGTCGGATGACGGTCGGCTCTTGCGTCACCATGGACTTGAAGCGGGTATACACAACGTGGATCTCGTCCACGCCGCCCTCTTCGAAGTCAGTGGCGAAGTCTTCGAGCAGGGCCGCGCCGATTTCCTGCGCCGTGGCGAACTCAGGGGCATCGGTGTTGCCGGTCCAGACGCGCCCATAGGGACGGTTCCGGAACTCGAAGTAAGCCTGCGCCTTGCGGCCCAGCAGGAACGTCTTGACTTCCTTGCCTTCGGCACGGAGCAACTCATTCAGGCCTTCGGCCTGCTTGAGCACGCTGGCGGAATACGAACCTGCAAGGCCGCGGTCTGAGGTGATGACCAGGACGGCGGCCCGGCGGATGTTCTCCGGCTCGGTAGTCAGGGGGTGGTCAATTTCGCTCTGGCTTGCGACAGCAGAAACAGCGCGCGTGATCGCGTTCGCGTAAGGCAGTGAAGCTGCCACCCGGGCACGGGCCTTGCCAATGCGCGAGGTAGCGATCAGTTCCATCGCCTTGAAGATCTTGCGCATCGACGTCGTCGAGCTGATCTTCTGACGGTAGACCCGGATCTGGGCTCCCATACTTATCCTTTCCTAAGATCCCGATGGCCGGGACTGCCGGACCCCCAAAGGGTTCCGGCAGTCCCTGCCAGCGAAACTAGCGCTTCTGCCTGACGATTTTTTCCTGGTCGACCTGACCCTCCGAGATAGCTTCATGCTCCTCGTGGCCGGCGCCCACCAGCTGGTTGTCCCCCTCGCCGAAGAAGCCCTTCTTGAAGTCCACGATGGCGGTCTTCAGTGCTTCGACGGTGTCATCGCCCAGAACGTTGGTCTGAGCCAGCGTCGTGAGGATGGAGGACTTGTGCTTGAGGTGGTCCAGGAATTCGGACTCGAAGCGGCTGATGTCCTCAACCGGAACGTCGTCCAGGTAGCCCTGGGTACCGGCCCAGATGGACACAACCTGGTTCTCGACCGGGAACGGCGAGTACTGGCCCTGCTTGAGCAGTTCCATCAGGCGTGCACCCCGGGTCAGCTGCTGGCGGGATGCGGCATCGAGGTCCGATGCGAACATCGCGAACGCCTGCATGTCGCGGTACTGGGCAAGATCCAGCTTCAAGGTACCGGAGACCTTCTTCATGGACTTGACCTGGGCGGCACCGCCAACGCGGGACACCGAGACACCAACGTCAACAGCGGGGCGCTGGTTGGCGTTGAAGAGGTCAGACTGCAGGAAGATCTGGCCATCAGTGATGGAGATCACGTTGGTCGGGATATAGGCGGAAACGTCGTTTGCCTTGGTTTCGATGAGCGGCAGACCGGTCATCGAGCCTGCGCCGAGTTCGTCGGAGAGCTTGGCACAACGCTCCAGCAGGCGGGAGTGCAGGTAGAAGACGTCACCCGGGTAGGCTTCGCGTCCCGGGGGGCGGCGGAGCAGCAGCGACACGGCCCGGTAGGCTTCGGCCTGCTTGGACAGGTCATCAAACACGATGAGTACGTGCTTGCCGCCGTACATCCAGTGCTGGCCGATGGCCGAACCGGCGTACGGTGCAAGGTACTTGAAGCCGGCCGGGTCGGAAGCCGGGGAGGCAACGATCGTGGTGTACTCCAGCGCTCCGTTGTCCTCAAGGGTCTGGCGGATTGCTGCGATCGTAGACGCCTTCTGGCCGATGGCGACGTAGACGCAGCGGACCTGCTTGGTGACATCCCCGGAAGCCCAGTTGGCCTTTTGGTTGATGATCGTGTCGATCGCGATCGCGGACTTGCCGGTCTGGCGGTCGCCGATGATCAGCTGGCGCTGGCCGCGGCCGATCGGAATCATGGCGTCGATGGCCTTCAGGCCGGTCTGCATTGGCTCATGCACAGACTTGCGCTGGGTAACGCCAGGTGCCTGGAGTTCCAGGGCACGGGTGGTCTCGGCCTTGATCTCGCCGAGGTCGTCGATCGGCACACCCAGGGGGTCCACCACGCGGCCAAGGAAGGCGTCGCCCACCGGCACGGACAGAACCTGTCCGGTGCGGTGAACTTCCTGGCCCTCTTCGATGCCGTAGAAGTCACCGAGGATGATGACACCGATCTCGCGCACGTCGAGGTTCTGGGCGAGGCCCAGGGTGCCGTCTTCGAAGCGAAGCAGCTCGTTCGCCATGACCGAGGGAAGGCCCTCAACACGGGCGATGCCGTCACTTGCGGTGGTCACACGGCCGACCTCTACGCGCTCTGCGTTTCCGGGTTCGTAGGACGCCGCGAATTCGTTCAACGCATTACGGACGTCGTCGGCGTTGATGGTCAATTCGGCCATCTGCAGTCCCTGCTCTCCTGTATTCGTGATCATCGTTGCTCACGATGACCGGGGTTTCTATCAGTTGTGTTGTGCTTGTCCGGCTAGCCGGCCAGCTGGCGCTGAAGGTCGTTCAGGCGGGTGAGGAGCGAAGCGTCGAGCACTTCGTCCCCCACCTGAACCCGGATGCCGCCGATCAGCGTGGGATCAACGTTGAAGTTGACCTTCAGCTCGCGTCCGTAAAGGGAGTTCAGTCCCTGCTGCAGACGGTTCTCCTGCGTCCCCGTGAGGGGACGCGTGACGCTGACCGTCGCAATCCAGCGCTGCTGGCGCTTGGCGGCGAGCTCGGCGAAACGGCTCACGAGTTTGGTTGCCTTGATGCCACGGGGCTGCGCGACCGCCTGTCCGATGAGGACCTTGGCTTCCTCACTTGCGGAAGGAACCAGCCTCTCGGCCAGGGCGATCTTTGCAGCAGCGCTGGCCTGCGGTTCAGACAGGGCGCGCTGCACATCGTGGTTGGCAGCCACGGCCTGGTTGAAGGAGAAAAGATCGTTCTCCAGCTCTTCCAGGCCGGTGATACCGGAGGCAGAAACGGCCGACTTGTTTTCAGCAACGGCGATGACCACCGTTGCGGCAAGCGTCTCGAGTGCATCGCCGATGTCTCGCGCCGATGCCCAGCGTGAGCTGGCCAGACCGGCTGCGATGTCCACGGCTTCAGCGGAAGCTTTTCCGCTGAAGAGCTGCTTGATCAACGCCGACTTTTCCTCACCGCTGCGGGAGGGGTCAGTCAGGGCGCGGCGCAAACCAGCCGAGCTGTCTACCGCTCCCAGGATCCCGAAAAGTTCCTTTGCCAACTGCAGCGATGCAAACGGAAGCTTTGGCTCCAGCTCGGTCAGCGCCTTGGTCAGCGATTCGCTCGATACACCTGCCATTACTTAGCTACACCTGCGTTCTGGGTCTCCAGATCAGCCAGGAAGCGGTCAACGACGCGTGCTGCACGTGCGTCGTCCTCGAGGGTTTCCCCAACGATGCGGCCCGCAAGCGTGGTGGCAAGGGTGCCCACCTCCGAACGCAGCGACACAACGGCCGCCTGGCGCTCGGATTCGATCTGCGCGTGTGCCTGAGCGGTGATGCGTGCAGACTCTGCTGCAGCCTTCTCCTTCAGTTCCGCCAGGATCTGGGCGCCTTCGGCACGCGCTTCCTCACGGATACGGTTTGCCTCGGCACGGGCATCGGTGAGCTGCTGCTTGTACTCTTCGAGTGCAGCAGAAGCCTCAGCCTGAGCCTTCTCAGCCTTGGCGATGCCGCCCTCGATGGCCTCGGCACGCTCTGCAAACGTCTTCTCGAACATCGGGACAACGAACTTGACCACGATGAAAAAGAGGACAGCAAAGCCGGCGAGGACGACGCCCATTTCCCAAAGATTGGGAACGAGCGGGTTAGCCGCCTCGGCGCCTTCAGCGGCGGCTGAGATGATCAGCTGATTCATATTTCACCCGTCCTTATCTACTCGGTTCTGAATGTTCGCTTGGTTCTGAAGGTTTACTTGAGAACGAAAGCGAAGACCAGGCCCAGGATGGCGAGGGCTTCAGTCAGCGCAAGGCCGAGGAATGCGATCGGCTGCAGGACGCGCTGGGCTTCCGGCTGACGTGCCACACCGTTGATGTAGGCAGCGAACACGAGACCCACACCGATACCACCGCCGATGGCCGAGAGACCGTAGCCGATGAGGTTGAGGGAGCCGTTGATGGAGCCTTCCATTTTTCTTCCTTTCAAGATGCCATGTATATGGCAGGTTGTTTGGGTTGCTTCATCCCCACGAGGGGAAGTTTGGGGTGCCTAGTGGCTGTCGGCGTGGAGTGCGCCTTCGATGTAGATCGCAGTCAGCAGTGTGAACACGTACGCCTGCAGCGCCATGATCAGCGCTTCCAGCATGTACATGGCAATCGCGCCGGCCAGAACCAGCACGGAGGTGCCCTTGAGAAGGACGTTCTCCTGCATGACGAGGTATTCAATGCCTGAACCGGCAATCATGACGATCAAGTGACCGGCCAGCATGGTGGCGAAGAGACGCAGGCTGTGCGTGACCGGACGGACCAGGAAGTTGGAGATGATCTCGATCGGAATGACGATCGGGAGGATGTAGACCGGGACACCGGAGGGAACGGTGGCGAGCTTGAAGTAGCGCAGGCCGTTCTTCTTGATGCCGATGCCGATCCAGGTGACGTACACAATGGCGGCCAGCACGTAGGCGCCGCCGACGTGCGAGAAGCTCGGGAGCTGGATCACCGGGATTGCACCGTAGATGTTGTTCACCAGGATGAAGAAGAACAAGCTGAACAGCAGCGGGACATACTTGATGAAGTCCCTGCCGCCGATGATGTCCTTGGCGATGCTGTTGCGGACGAAGCCGTAGGCGGCCTCACCTGCGAACTGCAGCTTGCCGGGAACGAGCTGCTGCTTCCGCGCAGCGAGCACAAAGAATGTGGCGATAATGACGACGGACAGGATAACCAGCAGCATCTGCTTGGAGAATCCGTCTGCCGCACCCCACGGCAGGATTGCCGGCAGGTGCATTTCTTCAATTCCGGGAGGTGTGAACTCTCCTGAATTTTGGGCCGGGAGCGCAAGCGCGATCAACGCGTTTCCTCTCTGCAGTGTCCATCGTTGGGCGTTGGTAAGGTTCCGGCGCGCGTCATGCTTGCCCTCCCCCTCGTGAAATTATTTGGCATTACTGTTCCCGTCCTCAGACGGGCCGCTGGCTGCACCGTTCCCGCCAGTTGGTTTCCTTGAACTGGTGAGGCCGTGCATATGGGACAGATAGAACCCTCCCGCAGCTCCAAGCAGAGCGCCTACGAGCACAATCCAGCGGGTTCCCCACAGATAATCCAGTCCCCACCCTATCAAACTCCAGACGATGATTCCGCCAATTATGTAGCTAAAGACGGCCATTCCAGCGTTGTAACCGCCGTCGGAATTTTCGCTGGGTACGGCGGCAGGACCGGGCGTCGGTTCAGGTGCCTTAGGCTCGTTTTTCCCGGGGTGCTTGTGCTTGGTCATCAGTGTTGCTCACCGTTCGACTTGGGGCCGCTATCCGGTTCGGGGTCGTTGAAGATCTGCAGCCGGGCTTTGCTGAAACCGTAGATCTCGGCAGCCTGCCACGTGACCACAGCCACGACGGCGCCTATGACGAACCAGCGGCCGTGCAGCCAGTCGGGAGCACCCACTGCGAACAACACCACGGCGAAACCGATGACCTTGACGAAGTAGGTAGCCACGAACAGGCCGACGGCACCCGAAGGGTTGTTGCGACCCACAAAGTGTCCGATCAGCAGGCTGATGGCGAAGAACACGACCACCAGCAGGCCGCCGAGGCTGCTGGACACAACACCGGTCCAGCCGTTCAGCAGCACGGCCACCACGCCGGTTAGGACGAGCGCTCCGCATGAGACTGCAGAACTGAGTCCAAGCAGGCCGAGCCAGAGCGACCGCGTGGGCCCGGAGACACCAACGGATTCCTTGCCGGACACAGGTCCGGGCTCGGCGTTGGAGGACATGCGAACCAATCTTCGGGGCAGGGTGGAGTGGTGCAGGAAAGACCCGCACCTGAATTCTACATGAGATAGAAATTTTCCGAAAAGCGCGTCTTACTCCGGTGTTGGCCCTACTCCGGCGTCATCGCCGCGGCGGCTCAGGTACGGCCAGGCCGTGACCAGACCCATGACCAGGGTGGCGGCGACCATGACGGCCACCACAACCTGCCAGGGGTAGACGGCGAAGGCCAGACCACCGAAAGACAGCACCGCCGCCCACAGATACAGCAGCATGACCGCGGTGCGGTGGGAGTACCCGATGTCCATGAGCTTGTGGTGCAGGTGCCCCCGGTCGGCGGACCACGGTGAACGCCCGACGGCGGTGCGCCGCACCACTGCAAGGCACAGATCCAGGAGCGGCAGGAACAGCACGGCGAACGGCAGCAGGATGGGGATGATCGTGGGGATACCGTTGACGCGGTCATAAAGGCCCGAGGTGATCTGCCCGGTCGAGACCACACCGGCCGACGCCATGAGCAGGCCGATCAGCATCGCACCGGAATCGCCCATGAAGATCTTCGACGGAAACCAGTTGTGTGGGAGGAACCCCAGGCAACTGCCCACAAGGACCGCCGTCAGGAGCGTGGCGAGGTCGGATCGGTCCAGGATCGGCGCGTTCCGGTGGACCCAGTAAGCGGTGAGGAAGAACGCGGACCCGCCGATGATGGCCACCCCGGCGGCCAGTCCGTCCAGCCCGTCGATGAAATTGAAAGCGTTCATCGTGACGACGATGAGGCCGGTGGTGAGGACGATGTTGATCGGGTCCGAGTCGAAACGGATCGGTTCCGGAATGAACGGGATGATGGTCATCCGCACGCCCCAGACAGCCACCACGAGCGCGGCGAGGGACTGCCCTATCAGCTTGACCCACCAGCGAAGATCCAGGAGGTCGTCAGCCACTCCGACCAGCACGATGACGGCAGCGCCCGCCAGCACACCCCACGGGGCGCCGTTGTTGCGGAAGATGTCCTTGACGAAGAAGGATTGGCTTGCCACGGCCAGTGCCACCAGCACGCCGGCGAAGATCCCCAGCCCGCCGAGCCGCGACACCGGGCTTGAATGCATGTCCCGGCTGCGGATAGGGGCGAACAGCTCAAGCCGGTTACCGATCAGCCGTGCACCCCATGTGGCCCCGTAGGACACGAGCGCCGCGGTCAGCATCATGGACAGGTACATGATCATGGCGCAGCCACCATTCCAGTGGTGCTGGCGCAGTGCTTCCCGCCATGCTGCAGGCTATGCGGATGCGAATGCGGGGTCAGTCCGGGCGGACCATGCGGGCTCGATAGGTGTGGATCTGACGTGCAATAAATGAAACTTCTCCGTCGCCATGCGCGCACAGACAGGCAGTGCATAGTGCCTGACGGGGCTGTATTACAGTGGACTCTAGTCAAGATACTAACGCCAACGGGTACATCGCTTCGCGTCACACGGCCTTACGCCGGCGGGAAACTTGCCGACGGCTGTGCTGAAAGGATCCCCGAAATGCCAGTGTCAGTCGCAGTTGCCGCCGTGACGTTTGACCGTCCCCATGAGCTAGCGGTCCTGCTGAAGGCCATCAATGGGCAGACAGCCCGCGTGTCGACAATCTGCCTCGTTGACAGTGGCACAGTCCCCGCAAAGGACGTCGCCGCCCAGCATGCAAATGTGGACTACATCCGTTCGGAAGCCAACCTTGGCGGCGCCGGGGGCTTCTCCCTTGCGGCGCTCAAGGCCGTGGCCAGCGGCGCCGACTGGGTCTGGATGATGGACGACGACGCCGAGCCGGCGGACGCCGAGTGCCTGGCCACGCTGATCCGGGAAGCGGAGGCGCGAGATCTTGAGGCCGTTGTGCCCCTGGTGGTAGCCCCGGGGCATCCCGACCAGCTCTCCTTCTTCTTCCGGCTGGACGGCAAGGTGTCCCACGACCGGGCCGCGCTGGAGAAGGTGGGGTTCCTGCCGAACGACGGCCACTTCTTCAACGGCGCGCTCATCCGCTCGGATGTCTTCTTCAAGGTGGGCCTGCCGGACATGCGCCTCTTCATCCGCGGCGACGAGGTGGACTTCACCATCCGGCTGCGCAAGGCAGGCATCCGTTTCGGCACCGTCACCACCGCTGCAATCATGCACCCGCACGCGTTTTCCGAAACGAAGCACGTGTTTGGTGCCCGCTGGCACGTCATCGTCCCGGAGGGCGCCTTCAAGCGCTACTACTACTACCGCAACCGCGGTTACCTCATTCGCCGCCATTTCCGCGTGAAGTCCCTGGTGGCCGACGTGGGCGGCTACCTCGGCTATTTCCTCCGCCGCGGGGATGTCCGGGGGCTGGCGGACTGGTTCCGGGCGTTTTCCACGGGGCTGCGCGGCAAGGGATTTGGCCCGCTGAAGGACCAGAAGTTCTAGCGTAGGCGGGCGGGGCTGTCAGCCCTGCCCGAGCAGCCGGCGCCGCAGCAGGAGTGCCAGCAGGACCCACGGCTCGCCAAACACCCTGTACGCCACGCGGCGCGGATGCAGCAGCAGCCGCCACGCCCATTCCAGCCCAAGCCGGCCAAGCCAGCGTGGCGCCAGCTTCTGGATGCCGGCGATCTGCTCGATGGCTCCGCCGACCGCGCAGTAGACCGCGGGCGGCAACGACGGCAGGCGGCGCCACAGCACCTCTTCCTGCAGCGGC
Protein-coding regions in this window:
- a CDS encoding glycosyltransferase, giving the protein MPVSVAVAAVTFDRPHELAVLLKAINGQTARVSTICLVDSGTVPAKDVAAQHANVDYIRSEANLGGAGGFSLAALKAVASGADWVWMMDDDAEPADAECLATLIREAEARDLEAVVPLVVAPGHPDQLSFFFRLDGKVSHDRAALEKVGFLPNDGHFFNGALIRSDVFFKVGLPDMRLFIRGDEVDFTIRLRKAGIRFGTVTTAAIMHPHAFSETKHVFGARWHVIVPEGAFKRYYYYRNRGYLIRRHFRVKSLVADVGGYLGYFLRRGDVRGLADWFRAFSTGLRGKGFGPLKDQKF
- a CDS encoding F0F1 ATP synthase subunit B codes for the protein MNQLIISAAAEGAEAANPLVPNLWEMGVVLAGFAVLFFIVVKFVVPMFEKTFAERAEAIEGGIAKAEKAQAEASAALEEYKQQLTDARAEANRIREEARAEGAQILAELKEKAAAESARITAQAHAQIESERQAAVVSLRSEVGTLATTLAGRIVGETLEDDARAARVVDRFLADLETQNAGVAK
- a CDS encoding AtpZ/AtpI family protein, translating into MTKHKHPGKNEPKAPEPTPGPAAVPSENSDGGYNAGMAVFSYIIGGIIVWSLIGWGLDYLWGTRWIVLVGALLGAAGGFYLSHMHGLTSSRKPTGGNGAASGPSEDGNSNAK
- a CDS encoding F0F1 ATP synthase subunit delta, encoding MAGVSSESLTKALTELEPKLPFASLQLAKELFGILGAVDSSAGLRRALTDPSRSGEEKSALIKQLFSGKASAEAVDIAAGLASSRWASARDIGDALETLAATVVIAVAENKSAVSASGITGLEELENDLFSFNQAVAANHDVQRALSEPQASAAAKIALAERLVPSASEEAKVLIGQAVAQPRGIKATKLVSRFAELAAKRQQRWIATVSVTRPLTGTQENRLQQGLNSLYGRELKVNFNVDPTLIGGIRVQVGDEVLDASLLTRLNDLQRQLAG
- the atpE gene encoding ATP synthase F0 subunit C; this translates as MEGSINGSLNLIGYGLSAIGGGIGVGLVFAAYINGVARQPEAQRVLQPIAFLGLALTEALAILGLVFAFVLK
- the atpB gene encoding F0F1 ATP synthase subunit A translates to MIALALPAQNSGEFTPPGIEEMHLPAILPWGAADGFSKQMLLVILSVVIIATFFVLAARKQQLVPGKLQFAGEAAYGFVRNSIAKDIIGGRDFIKYVPLLFSLFFFILVNNIYGAIPVIQLPSFSHVGGAYVLAAIVYVTWIGIGIKKNGLRYFKLATVPSGVPVYILPIVIPIEIISNFLVRPVTHSLRLFATMLAGHLIVMIAGSGIEYLVMQENVLLKGTSVLVLAGAIAMYMLEALIMALQAYVFTLLTAIYIEGALHADSH
- the atpA gene encoding F0F1 ATP synthase subunit alpha, with product MAELTINADDVRNALNEFAASYEPGNAERVEVGRVTTASDGIARVEGLPSVMANELLRFEDGTLGLAQNLDVREIGVIILGDFYGIEEGQEVHRTGQVLSVPVGDAFLGRVVDPLGVPIDDLGEIKAETTRALELQAPGVTQRKSVHEPMQTGLKAIDAMIPIGRGQRQLIIGDRQTGKSAIAIDTIINQKANWASGDVTKQVRCVYVAIGQKASTIAAIRQTLEDNGALEYTTIVASPASDPAGFKYLAPYAGSAIGQHWMYGGKHVLIVFDDLSKQAEAYRAVSLLLRRPPGREAYPGDVFYLHSRLLERCAKLSDELGAGSMTGLPLIETKANDVSAYIPTNVISITDGQIFLQSDLFNANQRPAVDVGVSVSRVGGAAQVKSMKKVSGTLKLDLAQYRDMQAFAMFASDLDAASRQQLTRGARLMELLKQGQYSPFPVENQVVSIWAGTQGYLDDVPVEDISRFESEFLDHLKHKSSILTTLAQTNVLGDDTVEALKTAIVDFKKGFFGEGDNQLVGAGHEEHEAISEGQVDQEKIVRQKR
- a CDS encoding F0F1 ATP synthase subunit gamma, translating into MGAQIRVYRQKISSTTSMRKIFKAMELIATSRIGKARARVAASLPYANAITRAVSAVASQSEIDHPLTTEPENIRRAAVLVITSDRGLAGSYSASVLKQAEGLNELLRAEGKEVKTFLLGRKAQAYFEFRNRPYGRVWTGNTDAPEFATAQEIGAALLEDFATDFEEGGVDEIHVVYTRFKSMVTQEPTVIRLLPLEVVEEQAASESELLPLYEFEPEPEQVLNALLPRYIESRIFAAMLQAAASELAARQRAMKSAGDNATDLIKKYTRLRNTARQAEITQELSEIVAGADALAS
- a CDS encoding MraY family glycosyltransferase, producing the protein MIMYLSMMLTAALVSYGATWGARLIGNRLELFAPIRSRDMHSSPVSRLGGLGIFAGVLVALAVASQSFFVKDIFRNNGAPWGVLAGAAVIVLVGVADDLLDLRWWVKLIGQSLAALVVAVWGVRMTIIPFIPEPIRFDSDPINIVLTTGLIVVTMNAFNFIDGLDGLAAGVAIIGGSAFFLTAYWVHRNAPILDRSDLATLLTAVLVGSCLGFLPHNWFPSKIFMGDSGAMLIGLLMASAGVVSTGQITSGLYDRVNGIPTIIPILLPFAVLFLPLLDLCLAVVRRTAVGRSPWSADRGHLHHKLMDIGYSHRTAVMLLYLWAAVLSFGGLAFAVYPWQVVVAVMVAATLVMGLVTAWPYLSRRGDDAGVGPTPE
- the atpD gene encoding F0F1 ATP synthase subunit beta, giving the protein MTATATEHVAATAGATGRIARVIGPVVDVEFPADAIPSIYNALTTEITLNGETKTITFETSQHLGDNLVRAISLQATDGLVRGTSVVDSGSPITVPVGDGVKGHIFNVLGKPLDVDESEIQASDYWPIHRKAPSFASLEGSTEMLETGIKVIDLLTPYIKGGKIGLFGGAGVGKTVLIQEMITRVARNFGGTSVFAGVGERTREGNDLWVEMEEAGVLKDTALVFGQMDEPPGTRLRVALSALTMAEYFRDVQNQDVLLFIDNIFRFTQAGSEVSTLLGRMPSAVGYQPNLADEMGLLQERITSTKGHSITSMQAIYVPADDYTDPAPATTFAHLDATTELSREIASRGLYPAVDPLTSTSRILDPQYIGKDHYNTAVRVKQILQKNKELQDIIAILGVDELSEEDKIVVSRARRIQQFLSQNTYTAKQFTGVEGSTVSIKDTVEGFSAICDGELDHIAEQAFFNVGGLDDVERQWAKIQEQTK